A stretch of DNA from Streptomyces venezuelae:
CACGTGAAACACTCCCCCGCGGCGGACGCCCACGGCAGTTCCAGAATCTCCAGCTCCTGCCGGGCCAGGGCACCGCCCCGCGGTACGACGGCCAGTGCGTCTGCGGCGGCCACCCCCCGCAGCATCGCGGGCCCGTGGTAGCGCAGCGGTACGGCGTACTCCCCGGACAGTACGACCGGGACCAGCCGGGTGTCGTACGGGTGGCCGGGCACATCGTCACGTACGGCAGCGGTCCACCGCGGGCGGGGGCCGAGTCCGGCGAGGCCGCGGAGCAGCGGCTCGGCGAGGGTCAGCAGCCCGGACACCGCGGCCAGCGGGTTCCCGGGCAGTCCGACCAGGTACCGGTCCTCATCCAGGCGGGCCATCAGCATCGGGTGCCCGGGGCGGACGGCCACCCCGTCCACCAGGAGTTCCGCCCCGGCCCGGGTCAGGACCGGGTGGACGTGGTCTACAGGGCCGGAGGCGGTGCCGCCGGTGGTGATGATCAGATCGGCGGTGGAGCCGGTGAGGGCGCGGTACAGCTCCTCGGCGCCCGCCGGGTCGTCGCCGAGCCGCCGGGTGGCGAGGACATCGGCGCCCAGCCGGCCCAGCCAGGGCCCCAGCATCGGGCTCAGGGCGTCCCGGATCAGCCCGTCGTGCGGCAGTCCTTCGGTGAGCAGTTCGTCGCCCAGGACCAGGATCTCCACCCGGGGCCGGGGACGGGTGGCGAGGGTGTCGTAGCCGGCGGCGGCGGCGAGGCCGAGCACGGCGGGGGTTACCCGGGCGCCGGCCGGCAGCAGCCGGTCGCCGGAACGGCACTCCTGGCCACGCGGCCGGATGTCCTGGCCGGAGACGACCGTGCGCTCGGCGTGGAGCCGGCCCTTCTCCTCCTCGAACCGGGCGTGCTCGCTGCGAATCACCGCGGTGGTGTCGGCGGGGATCCGGGCGCCGGTGGCGATCCGGACGGCCTCGCCGTCGGTGAGCGGCGCCGGCCGGCCGGAGCCGGCCAGTACGCCGCCGCCGGGCCGTACGGCCCAGGGGCCGGGGCCGGAGACGGCCCAGCCGTCCATGGCGGAGGTGTCGAAGGAGGGCAGATCGGTGAGGGCGTCCAGCGGCTCGGAGAGGACCTCGCCGAGCGCCTCGCCCAGTGGCACCCGGTGGGTGCGGACCGCACGGCCGGACCCGGCGCGCGCGGCCGTGTCCCGGGCGCGGGCCCAGCCGGCCGTGCGATGCCCGCCGCCGTCCGGGCTGCGGGCGACCAGGGCCAGTGCCTCGTCCAGCGCCTGCTCGGCCGTGGCCTCGCCGGGCCGGCTCGGCTCCGCCGCCGCCGTCCCGGACCCGGCCGGTCCCGCCGCTCCCGCCGGTTCGACCGGCGCGGCCTGTTCCGGCTGTTCCGCGGCTCCCGCCGGGTCCGCGGCTCCCGCGGCTCCCGCCGGGTCCGCGGCTCCCGCGGCTCCCGCCGGGTCCGCGGCTCCCGCGGCTCCCGCCGGGTCCGCGGCTCCCGCCGGGTCCGCGGCTTCCGCCGGTTCCGTGGCTTCCGCCGCTGCCGCCGGTTCCGCCGGTTCGAGCGGGGGCGATGCGTTCGGATCGCGCGGTTCGGCCTGTTCAGGCTGTTCGGGCTGTTCCGGGTCCGGTGTGTCGATCGCAGCCGCCCGGAGGGCGAGATCGGCCGCGCCTTCCACCGGGATCGCCTCCCGGTCCGTCGCCGCGGCCGGGCACGGGCCCGCGGGGGCGTCCGGCGCTTCGGGCGCGTCCGGGGCGGTGGTGGTCCGGCTCAGGCGGGCGGCGAACTCCAGGGCCTCGTCCAGCGCGCTCTCGGCCGTGGCCGGGCCGCCGGGGGTGCCGGGGACGTGGGGCGGGGTCATCCGGATGCGGGCCCTTCGCCGGACTCGGCTTCGGCGGCCCACCGGAGGGCGAGCGCGGCAGC
This window harbors:
- a CDS encoding molybdopterin molybdotransferase MoeA; the protein is MTPPHVPGTPGGPATAESALDEALEFAARLSRTTTAPDAPEAPDAPAGPCPAAATDREAIPVEGAADLALRAAAIDTPDPEQPEQPEQAEPRDPNASPPLEPAEPAAAAEATEPAEAADPAGAADPAGAAGAADPAGAAGAADPAGAAGAADPAGAAEQPEQAAPVEPAGAAGPAGSGTAAAEPSRPGEATAEQALDEALALVARSPDGGGHRTAGWARARDTAARAGSGRAVRTHRVPLGEALGEVLSEPLDALTDLPSFDTSAMDGWAVSGPGPWAVRPGGGVLAGSGRPAPLTDGEAVRIATGARIPADTTAVIRSEHARFEEEKGRLHAERTVVSGQDIRPRGQECRSGDRLLPAGARVTPAVLGLAAAAGYDTLATRPRPRVEILVLGDELLTEGLPHDGLIRDALSPMLGPWLGRLGADVLATRRLGDDPAGAEELYRALTGSTADLIITTGGTASGPVDHVHPVLTRAGAELLVDGVAVRPGHPMLMARLDEDRYLVGLPGNPLAAVSGLLTLAEPLLRGLAGLGPRPRWTAAVRDDVPGHPYDTRLVPVVLSGEYAVPLRYHGPAMLRGVAAADALAVVPRGGALARQELEILELPWASAAGECFT